In Pseudomonadota bacterium, the following proteins share a genomic window:
- a CDS encoding zf-TFIIB domain-containing protein: MIIQCPACKLRYDVSNRAPGTRARCRCGCTFEVPARDAQSSHGVRCGGCGAQNPSTARRCGYCDAAMSTVSCPACLTLNPAHYKHCSQCGGDLQAPARVMEDEREKPLECPRCEEKPLEARLLADTLVDQCTDCGGVFLDHEVLGALLNDRTRQSPLRERMLKLPSAGPLPDQRKVVYLRCPECATIMTRRNPAHRSGIIVDVCTAHGVWFDDRELAILMQLAGAGAELNVLPKPNPLAGVGPGDAGPGRSSLPHMPDGGLGSPPRDIDVSIGDVVDLLSIVGRLF; this comes from the coding sequence ATGATAATTCAGTGTCCCGCCTGCAAACTGCGGTACGACGTCAGCAATCGTGCTCCGGGTACGCGTGCCCGATGCCGCTGCGGCTGCACCTTCGAGGTGCCGGCCCGGGACGCGCAGTCCTCGCACGGCGTGCGCTGTGGTGGCTGCGGAGCGCAGAACCCTTCCACGGCTCGTCGCTGCGGATATTGCGACGCAGCGATGTCGACGGTCAGCTGCCCCGCCTGCCTCACGCTCAATCCTGCCCATTACAAGCACTGCTCCCAGTGCGGTGGCGACCTGCAGGCCCCGGCGAGGGTGATGGAGGACGAACGCGAGAAGCCCCTGGAGTGTCCGCGCTGCGAGGAAAAGCCGCTGGAGGCGCGCTTGCTGGCCGACACCTTGGTGGACCAGTGCACCGACTGCGGCGGCGTCTTCCTCGATCACGAGGTGCTAGGCGCGCTGTTGAACGATCGTACGCGCCAGTCGCCCCTGCGCGAACGCATGCTCAAGCTGCCAAGTGCCGGGCCCCTGCCGGATCAGCGAAAGGTGGTGTACCTGCGTTGCCCCGAGTGCGCCACCATCATGACGCGCCGTAACCCCGCCCACCGATCGGGCATCATCGTAGATGTGTGCACCGCTCACGGCGTGTGGTTCGACGATCGAGAACTGGCCATCCTGATGCAGCTGGCCGGAGCCGGCGCCGAGCTGAACGTGCTGCCCAAGCCAAACCCACTGGCCGGGGTGGGGCCCGGGGATGCCGGCCCGGGCCGCAGTTCGCTGCCGCACATGCCCGATGGCGGTCTGGGGTCGCCACCGCGTGATATCGATGTGAGCATCGGCGATGTCGTCGACTTGTTAAGCATCGTAGGTCGGCTGTTCTGA